A section of the Hippea sp. KM1 genome encodes:
- a CDS encoding diguanylate cyclase translates to MSMKNESEKLSAIIKEALYRATKRNMVLTPFNYYKVFTEVALEYGLDEAEIHKMLYGMADVSAAELEELKKRVLEIATNVKDVTVNVEKSITESENTYDMTIRNIDEYKSRIDDSIASELEKIKYINASLKAELEAARQVLEKQKMAIENIKELSLKDHLTGLYLRKYMNEVLDTALYNYNRYSKVFSIIMLDLDDFKKINDTYGHLAGDEVLKVIGSILKRITRRSDIPIRYGGDEFIVVLPETKLEDAITVAKKIRDKIASVTFKKDKMEFKCTASIGVTQVKDGDTVESLLERVDKALYQTKHSQKGEISVVE, encoded by the coding sequence ATGAGCATGAAAAACGAATCCGAAAAACTGTCGGCTATCATAAAGGAGGCGCTTTACAGGGCGACCAAGAGGAACATGGTATTAACCCCGTTTAACTATTACAAGGTCTTTACCGAGGTGGCATTGGAATATGGCCTCGATGAGGCAGAGATCCATAAGATGCTATACGGCATGGCGGATGTATCTGCTGCAGAACTTGAGGAACTCAAAAAGAGGGTATTGGAGATCGCCACCAATGTCAAGGATGTTACGGTTAATGTCGAAAAGTCCATTACAGAAAGTGAAAATACATACGATATGACCATAAGGAATATCGATGAATACAAAAGCAGGATAGATGACAGCATAGCGTCCGAGCTTGAAAAGATCAAATACATAAACGCATCCCTGAAGGCTGAGCTTGAGGCTGCAAGGCAGGTATTAGAGAAACAGAAGATGGCCATTGAAAACATTAAGGAGCTTTCGCTTAAAGACCATCTGACAGGGTTGTATTTAAGAAAATACATGAACGAGGTATTGGACACAGCTCTTTACAATTACAACAGGTATTCAAAGGTGTTCAGTATAATAATGCTTGATTTAGACGACTTTAAGAAGATAAACGATACATACGGCCATTTAGCGGGCGATGAGGTGTTGAAGGTTATAGGTTCTATATTGAAGAGGATTACAAGGAGGAGCGATATACCCATCAGATACGGCGGCGATGAGTTTATAGTCGTATTGCCAGAGACAAAGCTTGAGGATGCCATTACCGTTGCCAAGAAGATCCGTGATAAGATAGCATCGGTAACCTTTAAGAAGGATAAGATGGAGTTTAAATGCACCGCCTCGATAGGTGTAACCCAGGTGAAGGATGGGGATACGGTGGAATCGCTGCTTGAGAGGGTGGATAAGGCCCTTTATCAGACCAAACACAGCCAGAAAGGCGAAATAAGCGTTGTGGAGTGA
- a CDS encoding metal ABC transporter substrate-binding protein — protein MKRIALFVLVLVFVGIDAFADLNVSTSIYILSSLVKQIGGDRVHVSYVIPSSSNPHVFSPKPKDLIDFEKADLFIGVGFGFESWYDRVAFLRGKKRSIFLSDVYIHPLNAKKVGKKTIANPHIWLDVDFMRNRGIPYIVQTMCGLDKKNCDFYRSNASLLMESLKGFSNALADLRGNCIVDVKPAFEYFFKSLGLESCSVVIEKGNRSPTVGDLKRLFRNCRCKKGVVVYVSNGQLAKSLSDRLGYSTVCLNPLGSSKNPETNTYIKLIKHNIDLLRQSLK, from the coding sequence ATGAAAAGGATTGCACTCTTTGTTTTGGTTTTGGTTTTTGTCGGTATAGATGCGTTTGCCGATTTAAATGTCTCAACCAGCATTTATATTCTCTCCTCTTTGGTTAAGCAGATAGGAGGGGATAGGGTGCATGTTTCGTATGTTATACCCTCATCTTCCAATCCGCATGTCTTCTCTCCAAAGCCCAAGGATCTTATAGATTTTGAGAAGGCGGATCTGTTTATTGGCGTCGGATTTGGTTTTGAAAGCTGGTATGACAGGGTGGCTTTTTTAAGGGGCAAGAAAAGGAGCATCTTTTTAAGCGATGTCTATATCCATCCGTTGAATGCAAAGAAGGTAGGCAAAAAAACCATAGCCAATCCCCATATCTGGCTGGATGTGGATTTTATGAGAAATCGTGGCATACCGTATATAGTTCAAACCATGTGCGGTCTGGATAAGAAGAATTGCGACTTTTATAGATCCAATGCATCTTTGTTGATGGAATCGCTAAAGGGCTTTAGCAATGCATTGGCCGACCTTAGGGGCAACTGCATAGTCGATGTAAAACCGGCCTTTGAGTATTTCTTTAAAAGCTTGGGCCTTGAAAGCTGCAGTGTTGTTATAGAAAAGGGCAATCGCTCACCGACGGTTGGCGATCTTAAGAGGTTGTTTAGAAACTGCAGGTGTAAGAAGGGTGTTGTTGTGTATGTATCCAATGGGCAGCTTGCAAAGAGCCTATCCGACAGGTTGGGTTATTCAACGGTTTGTTTGAACCCATTGGGGTCTTCAAAGAATCCAGAGACGAACACATACATAAAACTCATAAAACACAATATAGACCTGCTTAGGCAGTCGCTTAAATGA
- the cmk gene encoding (d)CMP kinase — MGRFIITIDGPAGSGKSSIAELLSKRDGFIHINSGAFYRSIAFILGDEPKKEELERLKLDVRVKDGRMLIFHNSERIDDKLQAEAIGRIASRIARIGFVRDFVNSTIRSAAKEGRFVVDGRDCGSVMFKDADLKIYLTASAEERARRRSKQTGEDFAFVFKEIKERDEQDRNRDIAPLIKPEGAFEIDSSNMDIEGVYKKIKSLMESR; from the coding sequence ATGGGTAGGTTTATTATAACCATAGACGGGCCTGCAGGTAGCGGCAAAAGCTCTATAGCTGAACTCTTAAGCAAAAGAGACGGTTTTATCCACATAAACAGCGGGGCATTTTATCGAAGCATTGCCTTTATTCTGGGTGATGAGCCCAAAAAGGAGGAGCTTGAGAGACTTAAGCTGGATGTTAGGGTCAAAGATGGCAGAATGCTCATATTTCACAACAGTGAGAGGATAGACGATAAACTGCAGGCTGAGGCTATAGGAAGGATTGCTTCCAGGATTGCAAGGATAGGCTTTGTAAGGGATTTTGTCAACTCCACAATAAGAAGCGCTGCAAAAGAGGGTAGGTTTGTGGTGGATGGCAGGGATTGCGGCAGTGTGATGTTTAAGGATGCAGACCTTAAGATATACCTCACAGCGTCTGCTGAGGAGAGGGCAAGAAGGAGGTCAAAACAGACCGGTGAGGATTTTGCGTTTGTTTTTAAAGAGATAAAGGAGAGGGATGAGCAGGATAGAAACAGGGATATTGCACCCCTTATAAAGCCTGAGGGTGCTTTTGAGATAGATTCAAGCAATATGGATATAGAAGGTGTCTATAAAAAGATAAAGTCTTTAATGGAGAGTAGGTGA
- a CDS encoding metal ABC transporter ATP-binding protein, with translation MIEVKDLTIRIGDKSILDRVCFNVERGEFVAIIGPNGAGKTTLVKTILGLIRPTEGFVKIDGLNPLEYIKFRRNIGYLPQKAIVNWSMPLRVLDVVLIERVRLFGLFRGWSEDELKKAHYWLDRFGVDDRAYSYIKDLSGGQQQRVSLARCMMSDPEILILDEPNTAIDAVYNSMIYELLRELSSKDNITIIMVTHDIGAVSRYVDEVMCLNVKLHCHGKPSTIDYAEMLRSVYGEGMNIMLHSEACRNCKWGGNG, from the coding sequence ATGATAGAGGTTAAGGATTTAACGATAAGGATAGGTGATAAGTCCATACTGGACCGTGTCTGCTTCAATGTTGAAAGGGGCGAGTTTGTTGCCATAATAGGCCCCAATGGTGCTGGTAAGACCACGCTTGTTAAGACGATATTGGGATTGATCAGGCCGACCGAGGGTTTTGTTAAGATAGACGGATTAAATCCCCTTGAATATATCAAATTCAGAAGGAACATAGGGTATCTGCCGCAGAAGGCCATAGTGAACTGGAGCATGCCCCTAAGGGTTTTAGATGTTGTGTTAATTGAAAGGGTTAGGTTGTTTGGCCTGTTTAGGGGGTGGAGTGAGGATGAGCTTAAAAAGGCCCACTATTGGCTCGATAGATTTGGCGTTGATGATAGGGCTTATTCATATATAAAGGACCTGTCGGGCGGACAGCAGCAGAGGGTATCGCTTGCAAGGTGCATGATGAGCGATCCAGAGATTCTAATCCTGGATGAACCAAATACGGCCATAGATGCCGTTTACAACTCCATGATATACGAGCTTCTAAGGGAGTTAAGCAGTAAGGATAACATCACAATAATCATGGTAACGCACGATATAGGGGCTGTGAGCCGATATGTGGATGAGGTTATGTGCTTGAATGTAAAACTGCACTGCCACGGTAAGCCGTCCACTATAGATTATGCCGAGATGCTCAGAAGCGTTTACGGTGAGGGTATGAATATAATGTTGCACTCTGAGGCGTGCAGGAATTGCAAGTGGGGTGGCAATGGTTGA
- the thiC gene encoding phosphomethylpyrimidine synthase ThiC has protein sequence MTQIEAARKGIITPEMEEVAKAENRPVEFIMEGLKKGTIVIPKNKNHDIKAVGIGEGLRTKVNANIGTSSDIAQLENELKKLDAAVEAKADSVMDLSTGGDLDYIRREILKRSPIVVGNVPIYQTAVEVAQKKGSIVYMSEDDIFRTIEKQAEDGIDYMTLHCGVTLESLERLIRQGRVEDIVSRGGSFLSVWMLHNKKQNPLFEHFDRILEIAKEYDVTLSLGDGFRPGAIVDATDRAQIHELILLGELHKRALDAGVQSMIEGPGHVPIDEVITNAKIEKSLCDGAPFYVLGPVVTDIAPGYDHITSAIGGALMAAYGADFLCYVTRAEHVRLPTPEDVREGVIVTRIAAHAADIAKKIPGAIEWDLKMSKARKALNWEEMINLSIDPEFTRRERESSPPDEDDVCTMCGKFCAIKLLNKALRNQR, from the coding sequence ATGACTCAGATAGAAGCCGCAAGAAAGGGTATTATAACGCCCGAGATGGAAGAGGTGGCCAAAGCGGAAAACAGACCCGTTGAGTTCATAATGGAGGGGCTGAAGAAGGGAACAATAGTAATCCCCAAAAACAAGAATCACGATATAAAGGCTGTAGGTATAGGCGAGGGTTTAAGAACGAAGGTTAATGCCAACATAGGCACATCCTCCGATATAGCCCAGCTGGAGAATGAGCTTAAAAAATTGGATGCGGCTGTTGAGGCAAAGGCCGATTCTGTAATGGATCTATCCACAGGGGGCGATCTGGATTACATAAGGAGGGAGATCTTAAAGCGGTCCCCTATTGTTGTAGGTAATGTTCCGATATACCAGACGGCTGTTGAGGTTGCCCAGAAGAAGGGCTCTATCGTCTATATGAGTGAGGATGATATATTCAGGACAATAGAAAAGCAGGCAGAGGATGGCATAGATTACATGACGCTCCATTGCGGTGTCACGCTTGAGAGCCTGGAGAGGCTGATAAGACAGGGCAGGGTGGAGGATATTGTATCAAGGGGCGGCTCATTTTTGAGTGTGTGGATGCTCCATAACAAAAAACAAAACCCCCTGTTTGAGCATTTTGATAGGATTTTGGAGATAGCTAAAGAGTATGATGTTACGCTATCGTTGGGCGATGGCTTTAGGCCCGGTGCTATTGTTGATGCAACCGATAGGGCCCAGATCCATGAGCTGATACTGCTTGGCGAGTTGCACAAGAGGGCTTTGGATGCCGGCGTCCAGTCGATGATAGAGGGGCCTGGACATGTGCCTATAGATGAGGTGATTACCAATGCGAAGATAGAGAAGAGCTTGTGCGACGGGGCTCCCTTCTATGTATTGGGGCCTGTTGTTACCGACATCGCTCCGGGTTATGATCATATAACAAGTGCCATAGGCGGGGCGTTGATGGCCGCATACGGGGCAGATTTTCTATGTTATGTGACCAGGGCTGAGCATGTCAGGCTGCCCACACCTGAGGATGTGAGGGAGGGTGTAATCGTTACACGCATTGCAGCCCATGCCGCAGACATAGCCAAAAAGATCCCCGGGGCCATTGAGTGGGATTTGAAGATGAGTAAGGCCAGAAAGGCCTTGAATTGGGAGGAGATGATAAACCTCTCAATCGATCCTGAGTTTACAAGAAGGGAAAGGGAATCCTCACCCCCGGATGAGGATGATGTCTGTACTATGTGTGGGAAGTTCTGTGCAATCAAACTATTAAATAAAGCGTTAAGGAATCAGAGATGA
- the hisC gene encoding histidinol-phosphate transaminase, whose amino-acid sequence MFVEEYIERLKPYEGGKPIEELKRQLGIKGEIIKLASNENPLGPSRRAVEAIRSVAESVNFYPDGDCYYLKERLADKLGVSRDNLIFGNGSDELLELIFRTFATRDEDEILYCYPSFVEYKIIGSSFNKRLVEIPLKGFEYDIDALIDAINGNTRVIFLNTPNNPTGTIIKRSDIERVIEASDKDKTLVVIDEAYYEYAIAEDDYEELLDLYKNDNVIILRTFSKAYGLAGLRIGYGIASPQIVDYLNRVRPPFNVNIVAQHAALAALDDDEHIKRSVETNRIGKEYLYSEFDRMGITYIKTYANFILFDAKRDASYVYEELLKRGIIIRSMAGYGYKTMLRVTIGTKRQNEIFIKNLKEVLNV is encoded by the coding sequence ATGTTTGTTGAGGAGTATATAGAAAGGCTGAAGCCCTATGAGGGCGGCAAGCCGATAGAGGAGTTGAAGAGGCAGTTGGGTATTAAGGGTGAGATAATAAAGCTCGCTTCGAATGAGAATCCGCTTGGCCCATCAAGAAGGGCTGTAGAGGCTATAAGGAGCGTGGCGGAAAGCGTCAACTTCTATCCGGATGGTGATTGTTATTATTTAAAGGAGAGGTTGGCGGATAAGCTTGGTGTGTCAAGGGATAACCTCATATTCGGTAACGGCTCGGATGAGTTGCTTGAGCTGATCTTTAGGACATTTGCAACCAGGGATGAGGATGAGATCCTATACTGCTATCCGTCTTTTGTTGAGTATAAGATCATAGGCAGTTCGTTTAACAAGAGGCTTGTTGAGATACCGCTTAAGGGGTTTGAATACGATATAGATGCCCTGATTGATGCAATAAACGGCAATACGAGGGTTATCTTTCTCAACACACCCAACAACCCCACAGGGACGATTATAAAAAGGAGTGATATAGAGAGGGTAATAGAGGCTTCAGATAAGGATAAAACGCTTGTTGTTATAGATGAGGCATATTATGAGTATGCCATCGCTGAGGATGATTATGAGGAGCTGTTGGATCTGTATAAAAACGACAATGTCATAATACTAAGAACATTCTCCAAAGCCTATGGTCTTGCGGGTTTAAGGATCGGCTATGGGATTGCAAGCCCGCAGATAGTGGATTATCTAAACAGGGTGCGCCCGCCGTTCAATGTCAATATAGTTGCTCAACATGCCGCTTTGGCTGCATTGGATGACGATGAGCATATAAAAAGGAGCGTTGAGACCAACAGGATTGGCAAGGAGTATCTCTATTCAGAATTTGACAGGATGGGGATAACATATATAAAAACCTATGCGAATTTTATTCTATTCGATGCCAAAAGGGATGCCTCTTATGTGTATGAGGAACTGCTAAAAAGGGGCATCATAATACGATCAATGGCCGGCTATGGTTATAAAACCATGTTGAGGGTGACAATCGGAACCAAGAGGCAGAATGAGATATTTATCAAGAACTTAAAAGAAGTGCTGAATGTTTAA
- a CDS encoding competence/damage-inducible protein A: protein MLKSAVIAIGKEIISGITQDSNSFYIASNLSRIGIYNRFIMACDDKAQDIVDVVNFCLERVDVVITTGGLGPTFDDITIESVAIALNRKLYLDTDALRFIHDFYSRLHKEGKIESGGINQKRMKMAYLIEGCKPLKNSVGAAWGVYVEQNGKHVFCLPGVPKEMKPMFEGEVLPILKDLSDSSMVVENFEVDINDESVLGELIDRVMGKYPVYIKSLPVGFDSSRMGVRITAYAQTQEQAKQRIEEAKRELINLLNNL from the coding sequence ATGCTTAAATCAGCGGTAATAGCCATAGGCAAGGAGATTATCTCAGGGATAACCCAGGATAGCAATTCTTTCTATATAGCCTCGAATCTATCCAGGATTGGTATATACAACCGCTTTATAATGGCTTGTGATGATAAGGCCCAGGATATAGTCGATGTTGTAAACTTTTGCCTTGAAAGGGTGGATGTTGTCATTACCACCGGGGGGCTTGGCCCCACATTCGACGATATAACCATAGAGTCGGTAGCTATTGCCTTAAACAGGAAGCTGTATTTAGATACCGATGCCTTGAGGTTTATACACGATTTCTATAGCCGACTGCATAAGGAGGGCAAGATAGAAAGTGGCGGTATAAACCAGAAGAGAATGAAGATGGCCTATCTCATAGAGGGGTGCAAACCCCTAAAAAACAGCGTGGGGGCTGCCTGGGGCGTCTATGTTGAGCAGAATGGTAAGCATGTATTTTGCCTGCCTGGTGTCCCTAAAGAGATGAAGCCGATGTTCGAAGGTGAGGTTTTGCCGATTTTGAAGGATTTAAGCGACTCTTCAATGGTGGTTGAGAATTTTGAGGTCGATATAAACGATGAGAGCGTGTTGGGCGAGCTAATCGATAGGGTTATGGGTAAATATCCCGTTTATATAAAATCACTTCCTGTCGGTTTTGACTCATCCAGGATGGGTGTGAGGATAACGGCGTATGCCCAGACGCAAGAGCAGGCCAAGCAGAGGATAGAAGAGGCCAAAAGGGAGCTGATTAATCTTCTAAACAATCTCTGA
- a CDS encoding 4-hydroxy-3-methylbut-2-enyl diphosphate reductase — translation MKIEIAENAGFCYGVMRAIEIADKALREYKSLCSFGPIIHNPQVVEEYQKKGLKVIESLDEADGPVLVRSHGVPPKVYEEIEKRGLKVIDATCPFVKEAQRYARQLYEEGYKVVIFGDNEHPEVKAHLGYTDYTASVINSPESASSIKASRVGVVCQTTQSVERFGLTIGELAKRIRELKVFNTICDATEKRQKAARELARRSDVMIVIGGKNSANTRKLYEICKENSKRAYHIETERELERDWFENAENIGITAGASTPSYIIERVYESIRDMVNG, via the coding sequence ATGAAGATAGAAATAGCCGAGAATGCCGGTTTTTGTTATGGCGTTATGAGGGCTATAGAGATAGCCGATAAAGCGCTTAGGGAGTATAAGAGCTTATGCTCGTTTGGGCCTATAATTCACAACCCCCAGGTGGTTGAGGAGTATCAGAAGAAGGGTCTAAAGGTGATTGAGAGCCTCGATGAGGCGGATGGGCCTGTTCTTGTCAGATCGCACGGTGTTCCACCGAAGGTTTATGAGGAGATAGAGAAGAGGGGCTTGAAGGTTATAGATGCGACATGCCCGTTTGTAAAGGAAGCGCAGCGGTATGCAAGGCAATTGTATGAGGAGGGCTATAAGGTTGTTATATTTGGTGATAATGAGCATCCTGAGGTTAAGGCGCATTTGGGGTATACCGATTATACGGCCTCTGTCATAAACTCACCCGAATCTGCAAGCTCCATCAAGGCATCAAGGGTCGGCGTTGTGTGCCAGACCACACAGTCCGTTGAAAGGTTTGGCCTAACGATAGGCGAGCTTGCAAAGAGGATCAGGGAACTTAAGGTATTCAATACCATCTGTGATGCAACGGAGAAGAGGCAGAAGGCCGCAAGGGAGCTTGCTCGTCGTTCGGATGTGATGATAGTGATAGGCGGTAAGAACTCAGCAAACACCAGGAAGCTGTATGAGATATGTAAGGAAAACTCAAAGAGGGCATACCATATCGAAACGGAAAGGGAGTTAGAAAGGGATTGGTTTGAGAATGCCGAAAATATAGGCATTACAGCAGGGGCATCCACACCGTCCTACATTATAGAAAGGGTGTATGAATCGATAAGGGATATGGTAAATGGATGA
- a CDS encoding prephenate dehydrogenase, producing MFNTIGIVGVGLIGGSIALDAKSLGLTDRVLGFDRDGAALDKALQLGVIDKKGAGLDVGECDLVVVSTPVRSIPDVLRGVFERAKDGAIVIDVGSVKGAIVEGVMDFLRDGVYYVPVHPIAGIEKFGVDAAVKGLFRNAYCIITPYDGMDQNKAGAVCRFLEGLGMRIKFMDPGLHDEVFGFVSHLPHAIAYALVGLASRKGDNYRFIGGGFRDYTRIAASSEKMWSDIFLMNRTNLISSIDGFVDELLRLKGMIEEGDYDGLMDYLKKARLFKESLDG from the coding sequence ATGTTTAATACCATAGGAATAGTAGGCGTTGGCCTGATCGGCGGAAGCATCGCCTTAGATGCAAAATCACTTGGCTTAACCGATAGGGTTTTGGGTTTTGATAGGGATGGGGCTGCTCTTGATAAAGCCCTGCAGCTTGGCGTTATTGATAAGAAGGGTGCAGGCCTTGATGTGGGTGAGTGCGACCTTGTGGTTGTTTCCACCCCTGTAAGGAGCATACCCGATGTTTTGAGGGGGGTCTTTGAGAGGGCAAAAGACGGTGCTATAGTCATAGATGTGGGCAGCGTTAAGGGTGCAATTGTTGAAGGCGTTATGGATTTTTTAAGGGATGGCGTCTATTATGTGCCTGTTCACCCTATAGCTGGCATTGAAAAATTCGGGGTTGATGCCGCCGTTAAAGGTCTGTTTAGGAATGCCTATTGCATAATAACCCCCTATGATGGAATGGATCAAAACAAGGCGGGGGCGGTTTGCCGCTTTTTAGAGGGTTTGGGCATGAGGATTAAGTTTATGGATCCTGGGCTGCACGATGAGGTGTTTGGTTTTGTCAGCCACCTGCCGCATGCCATAGCGTATGCTTTGGTTGGTTTGGCTTCAAGGAAGGGGGATAATTACAGATTCATAGGCGGGGGGTTTAGGGATTATACCCGCATTGCGGCATCCTCTGAGAAGATGTGGAGCGACATATTCTTGATGAATAGAACAAACCTGATATCCTCCATAGACGGTTTTGTGGATGAATTGTTGAGGCTTAAAGGGATGATAGAAGAGGGGGATTACGACGGTTTAATGGATTATTTGAAGAAAGCCCGCCTGTTTAAGGAGAGCTTGGATGGGTAG
- a CDS encoding inositol monophosphatase family protein, whose amino-acid sequence MDEWIEIFRFIGKQVLDQIRGIVGTSKAKRRLGKGEFGDNTVFIDKLAEDIVIDALCNTKRSCSILTEEKGWVRLGDRFPLIIVDPIDGSLNAKRGIPYYALSIGLAEGDSVNDLVCGYVVNLANGDEFWALRGKGAFFNGRRIKNTASEANVVAVEGIKRESSGDEILKIARSFYRVRQNGSTALDMCYTATGGFDAFLHLDDARVIDYAAGKVILEEAGGGLFEWLEDKPFGCGISTQKTRRFIGVGNRDVLKVVIERLG is encoded by the coding sequence ATGGATGAGTGGATAGAGATATTTAGATTTATAGGCAAGCAGGTTTTGGATCAAATAAGGGGCATTGTAGGAACATCAAAGGCCAAAAGGAGACTGGGCAAGGGTGAGTTTGGTGATAATACGGTCTTTATAGATAAACTTGCAGAGGATATAGTGATAGATGCCCTGTGCAATACCAAGAGGAGTTGTTCTATTTTGACAGAAGAGAAGGGCTGGGTCAGGCTGGGCGATAGGTTTCCTCTGATAATAGTTGATCCGATTGACGGCAGTCTCAACGCCAAAAGGGGCATTCCATATTATGCCTTATCCATTGGCCTTGCTGAAGGGGATTCTGTGAATGACCTTGTATGCGGCTATGTGGTGAATTTAGCCAACGGTGATGAGTTCTGGGCCTTGAGGGGTAAGGGTGCGTTTTTTAACGGAAGAAGGATTAAAAACACCGCTTCAGAGGCCAATGTTGTGGCTGTTGAGGGCATAAAAAGGGAAAGCAGCGGTGATGAAATTTTAAAGATAGCCAGATCTTTTTACAGGGTCAGGCAGAACGGTTCGACGGCTCTGGATATGTGCTATACGGCAACAGGCGGGTTCGATGCGTTTCTGCATTTAGATGATGCCAGGGTTATTGATTATGCGGCTGGTAAGGTTATATTAGAAGAAGCGGGCGGTGGCCTGTTTGAGTGGCTTGAGGATAAGCCGTTTGGGTGTGGTATATCCACACAAAAGACCCGAAGGTTTATAGGGGTTGGTAATAGGGATGTGCTAAAGGTTGTTATTGAGAGGTTGGGATAG
- a CDS encoding biotin--[acetyl-CoA-carboxylase] ligase, translating into MNSIILDELYKNLGKYVTSDKMCKRLGISRIAVWNRIKNLQKLGYKIEGKRSVGYILKEEAKDILIPYEIKRRLNTEMFGKRIEYFRLTSSTMDEAEYLIERDENVDGTIIVAEEQTSGRGRQKRKWLSPQGENIYVSLIFKPNNMNVSDSIALMFAISIAIREALSDFGVEDAKIKWPNDVMVGDKKIAGVLVETKSESGVLNYAIIGFGINVNMSQMPEELKDKATSIKIETNTHIDRATLLSNILYYFENLVKMLTKQGRRSIFDLWRKYNNTLGRRVEVITDKDKFEGVAKDIDENGFLLVDTGDDVKKVITANSVRFLQ; encoded by the coding sequence ATGAACAGTATAATATTGGATGAGTTGTATAAGAATTTGGGTAAGTATGTAACCAGCGATAAGATGTGCAAGAGGCTGGGTATCAGCAGGATAGCTGTGTGGAACAGGATTAAGAACCTGCAGAAGTTAGGTTATAAGATTGAGGGTAAGCGCAGCGTGGGTTATATCTTAAAGGAGGAAGCTAAGGATATACTCATACCGTATGAGATCAAGCGCAGGCTGAATACGGAGATGTTCGGCAAGCGAATAGAGTACTTCAGGCTTACATCATCGACGATGGATGAGGCTGAATACCTGATAGAGAGGGATGAGAATGTAGATGGGACGATAATCGTGGCGGAGGAGCAGACATCCGGCAGGGGCAGACAGAAGAGGAAGTGGCTCTCTCCGCAGGGTGAGAACATCTATGTTTCTTTGATCTTTAAGCCGAACAACATGAATGTGTCCGATTCTATTGCCTTGATGTTTGCCATATCAATAGCCATAAGGGAGGCCTTGAGCGATTTCGGTGTTGAGGATGCTAAGATAAAATGGCCAAACGATGTAATGGTTGGTGATAAGAAGATTGCAGGTGTCTTGGTGGAGACAAAGAGCGAATCGGGCGTTTTGAATTATGCTATCATAGGCTTTGGCATAAATGTTAATATGAGCCAGATGCCTGAGGAGCTAAAAGATAAGGCAACAAGCATAAAGATAGAGACCAATACCCATATAGACAGGGCAACGCTTTTGTCCAATATACTTTACTATTTTGAAAACCTGGTGAAGATGTTGACCAAACAGGGCAGGAGGTCTATTTTTGATCTGTGGAGGAAATACAACAACACCCTGGGCAGGAGGGTTGAGGTTATAACCGATAAGGATAAGTTTGAGGGTGTTGCCAAGGACATAGATGAGAACGGCTTTTTGCTGGTCGATACGGGGGATGATGTGAAAAAGGTTATAACGGCAAATAGCGTGAGGTTCCTTCAATGA
- a CDS encoding metal ABC transporter permease — MVEEILIRAAAVGILIAIPLSVMSYFVVMRKMTFAGVGIAHSAFGGVALNFLFGLSSFVFPVVFCLVASLFIGFMYRKGGFSEDSVIDVIFVFSMAFGVFVLSLSEGYSANILGILFGDILSVGRNDLFAAVGVFLLGVAFVSLFFSHLQLSTYNEELARIRGINTSLLYYAFLAVLSLTVVFSIKLIGIILVNAFLVLPTLVGLNLSRNYRGIIAIAVISSIVSISGGVLLSYFFNAPTGATIVLVYVFLWMVSFAFRVVR; from the coding sequence ATGGTTGAGGAGATCCTGATTAGGGCTGCGGCCGTTGGTATCTTGATAGCTATACCCTTATCTGTTATGTCCTATTTTGTTGTGATGAGGAAGATGACATTTGCCGGTGTCGGCATTGCCCATTCTGCTTTTGGTGGTGTTGCTTTGAATTTCCTGTTTGGCCTTAGCAGTTTTGTCTTTCCCGTTGTGTTTTGCCTTGTGGCATCCCTTTTTATCGGTTTTATGTATAGAAAGGGTGGATTCAGTGAGGATAGCGTGATCGATGTTATATTTGTTTTTTCTATGGCCTTTGGTGTCTTTGTCTTGAGTCTATCTGAGGGGTATTCTGCAAACATATTGGGTATTCTCTTTGGCGATATACTCTCAGTGGGAAGGAATGACCTATTTGCCGCTGTTGGTGTCTTTCTGCTTGGTGTTGCGTTTGTTTCGCTGTTCTTCTCCCATCTGCAGCTATCCACATACAACGAGGAGCTGGCAAGGATTAGGGGTATAAACACATCCCTGCTTTACTATGCTTTTTTGGCCGTTTTATCGCTAACGGTGGTCTTTTCCATAAAGCTAATAGGCATAATCCTGGTTAACGCCTTTTTGGTCTTGCCGACCCTGGTGGGTTTGAATCTATCGAGGAATTACAGAGGGATAATCGCCATTGCGGTTATCTCATCGATTGTAAGCATAAGTGGGGGCGTTCTGCTCTCCTATTTCTTCAACGCCCCCACCGGTGCCACCATTGTCCTTGTTTATGTCTTTCTATGGATGGTTAGCTTTGCTTTTCGGGTGGTTAGATAG